The window GAACGCGCGGCATGCTGGTCTTCGACCGCGTGTACGACTGCGACAAGATCCGCGATCCCTATTACGTCGGGCGTCGTCAGAACACGCTGTTCGTTACCGTGGCCTGTACCCGTATCGAATCCACCTGCTTCTGCCATGACGTGGGCAGCCATCCCGCCGATGCGGAAGGTTCCGACGTGCTGCTGGTGCCCGTGAAGGGCGGCTATGTGGCCGAAGCGGTGACCGAGCGCGGCGAAGAACTGCTCAAGGCCTCCTTCTTCAAGCCTGCTGCCGCCAAGGTGCAGGAAGCTGAGGAAGTGAAGAGCGTGAACCGTGAAAAGCTGCCCGAAGCTCATGACTATACCGGCTGCGGCGAAAAGCTCATGGCACGTTTCGATGACCTTGCGTTCTGGACCGAACAGTCCGCCAAGTGCATCAGCTGCGGCGCATGTACCTACCTGTGCCCCACCTGCTACTGCTTCAACATCACTGACGATTCCGTGGGCCTTGCTGGTAAGCGTCTGCGTACGTGGGACAACTGCATGTCCTTCCAGTTCACGCTGGAAGGCAGTGGCCACAACCCGCGTCCCACCAAGGCGCACCGTCTGCGTAACCGCGTGAACCACAAGTTCGCCTACTATCCGGAACTGCACGGCGTCATCGCCTGCTGCGGTTGCGGACGATGCATCAAGAGCTGTCCCGCTTCCGTGGACATCCGGGCCATCGTGAAGGCGGCACAGAACTATACTCCCAAGCAAGAAGAGGGCGGCGATGAGCGCTAACAATCCCATCCTTCCCGATATGGCGACCATCCTCGAAGTAGTGGATGAAACGCCCAATATCCGTACCTTCCGCGTCCGTTTCAACGATGAGAAACTGATGCAGGACTTCACCTTCATGCCCGGTCAGGTGGGACAGCTTTCCGCCTTCGGTTTCGGTGAAGCCACCTTCGTTATCAACTCTTCCCCCACCCGCATGGACTATCTGCAGTTCAGCGTCATGAAGGTGGGCGAAGTGACCGGCCGTCTGCACACCCTGAAGGAAGGCGATTCCATCGGCGTGCGTGCTCCGCTGGGCAACTGGTTCCCCGTGGACGAGATGAAGGGCAAGGACATCACCTTCGTTGCGGGCGGCATCGGCATGGCACCGTTGCGTACCCTGCTGGTCTACCTGCTGGACAACCGCAAGGACTACGGTAAGATCACCCTGCTGTACGGCGCGCGTTCGCCCCGCGATATGGCCTATCAGGAAGACGTGCGCGAATGGCGCGACCGTGACGATCTGGACGTTGTGCTGACCGTGGACTCCCCTGCGGAAGGCTGGGGTGAATCTCCTGAAGAACGCGTCGGCCTCATCCCCAACGTGCTGATGGACATCAACCCCTCGGCCAAGAACGCCATCGCTGTAACCTGCGGCCCGCCCATCATGATCAAGTTCACCCTGCAGGCCCTGAAGAAGCTGGGCTTTGAGGATGACCAGATCATTACCACGCTGGAAAAGCGCATGAAGTGCGGCGTTGGCCTGTGCGGACGCTGTAACATCGGTACCAAGTACGTGTGCGTGGACGGCCCCGTATTCAAGTACTCCGAACTGAAAGATCTGCCCGACGAACTGTAGGGCGAGGAGGCATTATGGCCGGTATTTTCAAGGCAGGCGATATCATTCGCGCTGCGGAGGAGATCGAATCGCGTGGCGAGGCATTCTATCAGCGTCTTGTCGATGCCGTCGGCTTTGACGGTGACTCTTCCGCCCGTGAGGTGTTCGAGTTTCTGCGCGATGAAGAGGCAAAGCAC is drawn from Desulfovibrio mangrovi and contains these coding sequences:
- a CDS encoding 4Fe-4S dicluster domain-containing protein, whose protein sequence is MEAKFISHDETTLWLDELAERHVVLAPMWDNTVVTFRPHVKGRVPVLDRMPVMPPKDGVFPQNEVLLKYKHEKDPENLDRTTVQVKETLPQETAVVVGARPCGTRGMLVFDRVYDCDKIRDPYYVGRRQNTLFVTVACTRIESTCFCHDVGSHPADAEGSDVLLVPVKGGYVAEAVTERGEELLKASFFKPAAAKVQEAEEVKSVNREKLPEAHDYTGCGEKLMARFDDLAFWTEQSAKCISCGACTYLCPTCYCFNITDDSVGLAGKRLRTWDNCMSFQFTLEGSGHNPRPTKAHRLRNRVNHKFAYYPELHGVIACCGCGRCIKSCPASVDIRAIVKAAQNYTPKQEEGGDER
- a CDS encoding FAD/NAD(P)-binding protein; this translates as MSANNPILPDMATILEVVDETPNIRTFRVRFNDEKLMQDFTFMPGQVGQLSAFGFGEATFVINSSPTRMDYLQFSVMKVGEVTGRLHTLKEGDSIGVRAPLGNWFPVDEMKGKDITFVAGGIGMAPLRTLLVYLLDNRKDYGKITLLYGARSPRDMAYQEDVREWRDRDDLDVVLTVDSPAEGWGESPEERVGLIPNVLMDINPSAKNAIAVTCGPPIMIKFTLQALKKLGFEDDQIITTLEKRMKCGVGLCGRCNIGTKYVCVDGPVFKYSELKDLPDEL